One Hippopotamus amphibius kiboko isolate mHipAmp2 chromosome 12, mHipAmp2.hap2, whole genome shotgun sequence genomic window, CTGGCTATGTGACAACCATTACTCTGAgtctaatgtctttttttttttttttaatatatctacaCATATATTTTTGCCCAGGCcacacggtatgtgggatcttagttccctgaccagggatcaaacccacgccccttgcattggaagcacggtatcttaaccactggaccaagagggaagtccctctaatgtCCTTCTCTATAAGATGGGAATAATCCCACCTGCCCTAATAGGACACTGTAAGACactgagataatatatgtaaaatatgttagCACAGTATTAGAAAACTAataaagtgctaaataaatattaagatgactaaaactgctttaaaattgatatttttacattactttaattatgttaattacattaatttcaCAAATATAAAATCGACAAAGGCTAAGACGGTTGGGCCTTCCTAGAGTTTTGGATTAGGAATCTGTAACCCAGCTTCCCTCAAGGTCAACTTCCCTAAAATCAGAACAGACAGCTGCTTCGTGGGTGGAAATGCCCACTCCCAGCACCTACGTGCATActtccccagcccagccttgCAGCCTCACTTCAGAGCCGTGACATCCGGCTCTGGCTAACCAGCGCCCAAGTGCCCAAAGCAGAGGGGCATACCAGATGTCTGGGGGGTAGGTGGAGGATCTTCGCAAGGCAAGAACACATCAGCTCCATCTTGATCCCCAAGGTCAATAAGTTCCACTTGCTCGAGTGTGTCCACATTCACCTCCATGGATGAGATACTACCTATGGGGGCTGCAGATCAAGAAGGGGGCAAGTCAGGGGGAGTCAGGCCAGAGCTGATAGGATGGTCAGAGACATCTGTCAGGTCCGGAGATAGACGTTTAGAGGGGAGGGACCAAGAAAACCAGAGGGGAGGGGCCAAGATTCAGGACCTATAGGACTTCCTCCCTGCCcaaccccagcccctctccccaggaCTCAGAACTTACGTCTGTGCGACTCGAGATGCAGGTGGGACAGGGGGAAGACAAACTCTGTCTCAGGCTGTAAAATGTCCTCAAAGAATTTCTGCCGCTCCCGAAGGCGGAGCTGCTGGCGCTCCAGGGCTGCCCGCGGATTTGGGTCCATGTCAGCTCCTGGAAGAGCAAGGACAGCTATGAAGTTAAGAGGGAACACCGTGGAGGCGGGGGCTTGGGGAGCCCTGCAGCCAGCATCCCAGCACTGGGGCCTCTGGTTGCAGCCTGGACACTTCTGGACTTGAcgacctccttcccttccctgaaacAAAGTCCATTACCACAAACTTCAAGTCTCACGCAGAGGCAGGGCTGACCCTAGCTCCACAAAGGGGATGCCAGTTCCAGGCACAGCAAAAGAGGCTCCTCTGTATTCAGGGAACACAGCCAATGGCCAAGTCTCAGTATCATGCCCTTCAGAGAGAGACTGGAAGGGCTGGGTCAGCTCAAATGGGGGAGGCactttttagtatatgtgctgccgaagcgagcacttgGAGGCACTTCTTATACTTAATGGACCCAGCCTCTCCTCAGAAGGCCGGGGAAGAGGACAGGATAGAGATCTCAGAGAGGAATGTCCCTTCCTCCATTGCTGCAACTCTGGTTCCTAGCCATTCTTCAAAACCCAGACAAAAGTTAAAACAGCCCCTCCCCTACTCTCCCTCTACACCTACACACCTCTCCCtctacacctacacacacacacacacacacacacacacacacacacacacacacacacacacacacacacacacacaccatcaccAGCATCCCCTCCAAACCCTGCTCTTAAGTCACAGACTTGACTTCTAGACTTGGCTCTGTGTCTAAGGAAGTCATCTTCCctagcctcagtctccccacctgaAAATGGCATCATCCTCCTACCTGCCTCCAACACAAGACACAGATGGTGAAGGTGCTCCGTAAAACGGAAAGCTCCGGGTTCCCGTGCTATTTAGAGGACATcatctcttctctgcctcccacaCCTCTTTATTTGAGCTCCTCTCTTCTGACACATCCCACCGTCTGACCTCTCCACTAGTCAGCAAGTAGCAATCAGAAGGATGCAATTCAGACCCGGCCTTCTGGCCCCCAGTGCTGAGAGCTTTCCAGAACACCATTCACTCGGATTCACTCCATTTCCTTCCAGAGCCCATCACGGGAGGCAAGGAGGTATCTAGCTTGAGGACCAGATCATCCTCCTCCGCAGACtgcctttccccacctcctcagAACTCAGCATATCCGAGACCCCAGCCAGCTCCACTGGCGCTGGGGTGGGCTGCGAGCGACCCAAACCCAAGTGGGCCAGGCAGGGCCAAGGAAGTGTGGGGAGACCATGTGGCCAGAGCTGGCAGCGGAGGAGGGAGGCGCTGACGCCGATGCCTGGGAAAGGCTCTTAGTGCTGCCGCCCAGGTCACAGCGCTAAAAATACCCAGGGCCCCTGGGGCTGTCTGCTctggcaggggggcggggaagggagaggaagagggttgGGGAGCTGGAGGGGACCACGGGCTCCGGGACgccccctctctttccccctcaCCCCATCAATCTCAGGAGACTGGAGGGGCTGCCCCCTGGTGAGCCACGGAGCTAAGCGCCGGGGAGAGGAAGGGGGTTGTTTACGTAACTGAAGGTGTAGGGGAGAGGCGAAGAGAGAGCTGAAGAGATTTGGGGGGCCGGAGGAGGCCAGGGGCCCCGTCCGTGGAATGGAGAGCTCCCTCTTGGTCCTGCCCCACCCGCACTGGAGTCAGAGGGAGCGAAAGAATTCCCTAAAAAGGGACACGCTGCGACCgcggggaaggggcggggagAGGCGGAGGGGGCCCCCGGCGCTGCACTCGCGCTCCAGTCCCCCCGGTCTTCCGCGGCACCTGCGCCCGCCCGGCCGAGCCCCTACCTGCCGCGCCAGGCGCCCGCGCTGACTCAGGCTGTCCGCTCCGGCGCGACGGCGGCGGGGCCGTGGGAGCGGGCTGCGCCGCCGGGTCTCCCCCGGCACGGACGGGCTCTGGGAGCCGGGAACGAGGAAGAGGCGGGAGGcggaagtgggggaggggcggcggcggGCACACGCGCTCCCTGCCCATCGCCCGGCGGCCGCAAGGAGACCCCGCGGGCGCGATCGCTCGTACTTCCAGGGCGGGCAAAAAGTTCAGGGCACGCATCCCTCCTCCCCGCGACCCGCCGGGCCCCTCGGCGCTCCGCCCGGCTCCGCGCGCTCGCACACACTTGCTgcgccccgcccgcccgcgcggACTCGCCGCGGGGACACGCGGGCTCTCGGCCCCGGCACCCTGCTGCTCCCCGACTCCCGGGCAGCCCCGACGCAACCTCCACGCGCCGGCACCCGGATTCCCCCGCACCCTCCGCCACGCTCGGCACGCTTAGGGGCACACCTCTCGGGAAGGCGCACGCAGGGGAAGAGGGACTGGGGACCCGCTGCGGCCCGTCAGGGCAGGTGCACTGCGGCGGAGGCCCCCCGACCCTGGGACTCACCCAGCAGCCCCGAGTCCCTGGCTCCGGGAAGGACAGAGCCGCCGCCCAGCCTTCCAGCGCACTGGGCGGGGTGGGCGCGGGGACGGGGCGGgtcgggggtggaggggtgggccGCTGCGCCGCGCCCCCGGACGCCGGAGGGGAGCCAAGTCCTCCAGGGTGCCAAGAGGGGCGCTGCGCGCCCCGGCTGGCGGGGGTGGAGGAGCAAGGCGGAAACTGGGCCCAGAGGGGAAACGCTTTCCCCTCTCGCAGTGCCTCCTTGCTCAGACCAGGGTCAGAAGAGTCTCCTCGGTCAGACCGAGGCCCTGTGCTCATTCTCTGCGTCCTCACTTCCACCCTGCGCCCGTACGTAGCTCCAGAAACCGCGGGGTTCGGGGTGGGGGGCGTCTGTCGGAGATGCTTCTGCCGTGGGGTCATTCGACCATTCATTCGACAAACATCTGAGAGCAAGCCAGAAACTAGGAGTCATCCTTGGCATCTCCCTGTCCTTCGTGCCCACACTAAAATACATCTCCAAAAATGTCCATTCTTTTTCCTAAATATCTTTCCAATCTACCGCTCCTCTCCGATTCCACCACCGGCTCTCCCTTGGCCCCTACAGAAACCTTCTCTCTGGTTTTCTTGTACTCTAGTCCTGCTACACTCAATCCCCCACAGCAGTTAGTCATCACTGTAGAGCGCTAACCATGGAACCCCACATCAGTCATTTCAAAACGCAGGTCTGATGTGCCACCCCCTGCTTAAATCCCTCCTTTGTTAGAATGAAATCCAGGTGCTGATATCTGAGCTGAGTCTTAATGAGTTCAACAAGCAGAGAAGAGGGGGAAGGGCATGTACAGAGGGACTGAGGTGTGAAAAGCCCTGACATATTCAGGCTTCCCTGTCAGGCGACCTGCTAGCACTCAGTACAAATACCTAAAGCTCTGCCTCTTCTATTGTTACTGGGATCTCTAAACAATCGGTGAGGTAAATACAGCAAGCAGCCTTCCCATTATTTCACCAGCAAGGAAACTAGTTTGTGGCAGGCAACAAGTGCAGTAGTTAAGGAGCACAGGCCTGGGAGTCAGGGCCTCTCGGGTTGTAAACCTAGCTCAGGTGTCTAGCCAGCTGTGTAAACAATTTCCCTGATCCTTGATTTCTTTGCCTATTAGGTAGTAATAATTAATCCCTACCTCCTATGAGATAATTCATAGAAAATGCTTAGTACAGGACTCAGGCACTCtggagatgctcaataaacattagctgttTTGATCATAATCGGTTCTGAGAAAGAGAGGAAACTGCTTTCTTCCACGAATTTCTAAAATTATAGGAAGTACACTCTAATCTTCTACAGAGCTTATTATATGCCtgtcactgttctaagtgctttgcatgtattaactcttttaatcctTTTAATCATCCTGTGAGGTAAATActatttttacttccattttatagagacagaaactgAGATATAGAGAGGTGAAGGAACGTGTCCAAGGCCATCCAGCAACTGATGGAGCggaaattcaaacccaggtaggCTGCTTCCAGAGACTGTGCTTGTAACCATGGCTCCCAGCCTGTTCCCCTTTTATCCTGTTGCAGTTTTCATCTTCGAAGAAATGTTTTGGTCAACTTGATTCTTATTCCTCATTAATGGGTGGAGTAGATACTTGGTCCCACTTTCTAGCACAGAGGAATGAGCTAAAGTCAAAAGTACAATGGATGAGAGCGCAGCTCCCAAAGTCACCTCCCCCCTTTTCAGGCCTGCCCCTGGGAACAGGACTGCATGGATTATCTTGAGCTGTCCCCAAGATGTTGACAGATCAGGAACCTCTCTGCCCCTTCTCTTTGCCAGATATTTGCCACCataaaagtggggggggggggtaagcaTCAAGTTAGAAATAATTCACGGGGCTAAGCTGGAAGGGTATCAGCCAAGAGAGAGGCCCAGGCAGCAGACCCAAGGGTAGATGGCAAAAGGAGCAGTGAAAAAGTAGATGGCTTAGACTTCTGGGTCCACCTAGGATGCTGAAAGCTGGGAAGAGCATCATTACCACACtaacaacaatttttaaaaattgttaggtaattaaaaaaaattgttaggtaattgtatataaaatattttgacttttgTCGAACCCATCAGTGAGCTGAGGTTGCAAAGCAACCAATTAACCTGAATTCCAAAGAAGGACAGGCACCTCCAAGAATTTTGAAATTGGACATAGGCACTGGCATACCTATTAAGTGGGAGGAAGGCAAGGTCTCCATGCAAACAGGTAAGAAGAGTTCGGCTACGGTTTTTATTGCTAAAGACCAGGTATGGCTAGCATGAGAGTATAGAATCCTTGGGAGTCACAGGCACTAAAAGTAATCacagaaacaacaaaaccaaactttGTTCAACTCCTGACAAGACTGACTCAATTCTCAACACTAATGGCCTAAGAAAAGAAGAGATATGAAAATTTCCAGGCAAAAATAATATTGACCTCAGCCTCTACTGTTCTACACATTATGTCCAGGAATCAAAAATTacaacacacacataaaaagcaatttaacaaaaaacaaacaaacaaaccctgttGTTAAGAGACAGAGCAATCAACAGAACCAGACTCAAGACCTAGATAACTCTCTGGAATTATCTGccggaaaatttaaaacaactataacAATATGTGAAAGGCTCTGTTGGAAAACATGGACAACATGCACAAACAGAAGGGGAACTGTAGCAGAGAGATGGGGATTATAAAAAGGAATCATATGGAAAAcgctagaaattttaaaaacatgtaacagagatgaagaatgcctttgacaGCCTCATCAGTAACTcaacacagctgaggaaagaatcagtaaGCCTGAAGATAGGTCAACAGAGACTACCCAAACTGAAacggaaagagaaaaaaatagtgaaacaaaacaaaattaaaaaccctGAAGATTCAAAGCTAACATATGCATAATTTGAATCCcagaaagagatgagatggagatagaaacacacacatacacacacattcactgaAATAATAGtcaataattttccaaaaataatgaaaggacCATAAAGCCAAAAAACtcacagaatcaaaaaaaaaaaaaaaaaaaccattaaataCCAAtagacaaacacacagacacacaagtgagcacacacccacaaacaaaacaaaaaatatgatctatcatattcaaactgctgaaaacccaagagaaaatcttgaaggcatcaagaagaaaaagacagtatctacagaggaacaaagataattACAGCAGACTTCTCActagaaaagaaattatatgaCTAGAAGATAATAGAATGATATCTTTAAaatgctggaagaaaaaaaagactgtgaaCTTGCAATTCTATACTCAGCAGGAATCTCTCTCAAACATGAAGGTGATATAGTAACTCCTTTCAgatgaacaaaaacagaaaattcattACCGGCAGATGAGCATTACAAAAAATGGTAGAAGAcattctggaggcagaaagaataTGATACTAGAGAGAAACCTGGatctacaaaaagaaatgaagatctccagaaatggatgaaataaaggtaaatatgagatattttttgtttttaatcatcttaaaagataattgactgtCTAAAGCAAAAGAGTAGCAATATATGGTGGGTGTAGagcatatataaaagtaaaatgtatgacaatcACAATAGAAAAGATGATGGGAATTAGAAACACACTGTGAAATAGTCCTGCTATATAAGAAGTGGTATAATATTAATTGAAGATTGACTATGACTAATT contains:
- the DBNDD2 gene encoding dysbindin domain-containing protein 2, producing the protein MRALNFLPALEVRAIAPAGSPCGRRAMGRERVCPPPPLPHFRLPPLPRSRLPEPVRAGGDPAAQPAPTAPPPSRRSGQPESARAPGAAGADMDPNPRAALERQQLRLRERQKFFEDILQPETEFVFPLSHLHLESHRPPIGSISSMEVNVDTLEQVELIDLGDQDGADVFLPCEDPPPTPQTSGADDYPEEPSLPMPTPDRTTSRTSSSSSDASINPHSPDVSDGGVDTPLAQSDEEEDGGDGGAEPGACS